A stretch of the Lolium perenne isolate Kyuss_39 chromosome 3, Kyuss_2.0, whole genome shotgun sequence genome encodes the following:
- the LOC127345727 gene encoding aspartic proteinase 36-like: MRPPTMVVMVVLLAMAAEAALPAVVVLERVLPRKGVQLADLKELDKARHVKMGVVNLSVEGTASPFARGLYYTRVGLGNPSKTYTFQIDTGSSIPWVACTGSSTKNISPELYNPDFSSTSSRISCSDDKCATVSASCQPSDSPSGLCGYNLTYADETKISGYFVSDVMYFETIMGNQRSANSSGSVVFGCTNVLPKLIETDGILGFGRHQLSIISQLYSQGLSPKVFSQCLKGSGEGGGIFVLGKIVAPNLVFTPLDSSTSAYNLNLESIAVNGQKLPIDSSLFATPKSQGTVLDSGTALTYLVHGAYGPFVSAIIAAISPSVQSLDTKLNLKRDRQDKCFLSSGSIDLLFPTATLYFKGGAAMTVKPSQYLLHQGANGNDTVWCIGWQSNQVLQNTGGITLLGDIVLHDRLIVYDLGKERVGWKDYNCSSLNRTRFDVSGASSYYSGLTTIVVVAVVWLGGLLADHALS, encoded by the exons ATGAGGCCGCCGaccatggtggtgatggtggtgctcCTCGCCATGGCGGCTGAGGCGGCGCTCCCAGCGGTGGTGGTGCTGGAGCGTGTGCTTCCGCGCAAGGGGGTCCAGTTGGCGGACCTTAAGGAGCTGGACAAGGCGAGGCACGTGAAGATGGGTGTGGTGAACCTCTCTGTGGAGGGCACCGCCAGCCCGTTCGCCCGTGG GCTATACTATACCAGGGTGGGATTAGGGAACCCCTCGAAGACGTACACTTTCCAAATTGATACTGGCAGTTCCATCCCGTGGGTTGCTTGCACGGGTTCCTCGACCAAAAAT ATCTCACCTGAGTTATACAACCCCGACTTTTCATCAACGTCATCCAGAATTTCATGCTCGGATGATAAGTGTGCAACAGTCTCCGCATCTTGCCAACCCTCAGACTCCCCAAGTGGCCTATGTGGTTATAATTTAACATATGCTGATGAGACCAAAATATCTGGTTATTTTGTCTCTGACGTTATGTATTTCGAAACTATCATGGGAAATCAACGTTCTGCCAATTCTTCTGGCTCTGTCGTATTTGG ATGCACCAACGTACTGCCCAAGTTAATAGAGACCGATGGGATTTTGGGGTTTGGGCGGCATCAATTGTCTATCATCTCGCAATTATACTCTCAGGGGTTATCCCCAAAAGTGTTTTCTCAGTGCCTGAAAGGTTCTGGAGAAGGTGGTGGCATTTTTGTTCTTGGTAAAATTGTGGCACCAAACTTAGTATTCACTCCACTTGACTCATCAAC GTCTGCGTACAATTTGAATCTGGAGAGCATTGCTGTTAATGGTCAAAAGCTTCCCATTGATTCTTCCTTGTTTGCAACACCAAAATCACAAGGAACTGTTCTTGACTCAGGAACAGCACTTACATACCTCGTACATGGAGCCTATGGTCCATTTGTTAGTGCG ATAATTGCAGCAATCTCTCCATCCGTACAGTCTTTGGACACTAAGTTGAACTTGAAGCGGGATAGGCAGGACAAGTGTTTTCTGTCTTCTGGCAG TATTGACTTGTTATTTCCAACGGCGACACTGTACTTTAAGGGCGGTGCTGCAATGACAGTGAAGCCGTCGCAATACCTTTTGCATCAGGGTGCTAAT GGAAACGATACTGTGTGGTGTATTGGCTGGCAGAGTAACCAGGTACTTCAGAATACAGGAGGAATCACTCTACTTGGAG ACATTGTTTTACACGACAGGCTAATTGTGTATGACTTGGGGAAAGAGAGGGTGGGCTGGAAGGACTACAATT GCTCGTCACTCAATAGGACCAGGTTTGATGTGAGCGGTGCGTCGTCATACTACAGCGGCTTGACAACTattgtggtggtagctgttgtatGGCTGGGTGGCCTTCTCGCGGATCATGCTCTATCATGA